The Carcharodon carcharias isolate sCarCar2 chromosome 15, sCarCar2.pri, whole genome shotgun sequence genome includes a window with the following:
- the ubiad1 gene encoding ubiA prenyltransferase domain-containing protein 1 codes for MVGKAGQRMNGNGGVRQMDVDTESRMQDPVVDRETEPDLGRSLKHKCAAYVLALRPWSFSASLTPVALGTTLAYKNLGELDLTICLLAALAVLAVHAAGNLVNTYYDFSRGIDHKKSDDRTLVDRILEPQDVVRFGACLYTLGCFCASSLYFLCKLKLEHLALIFFGGLSSSFLYTGGIGFKYFALGDIIILITFGPLAVMFAYSVQVGYLAISPLLYAIPLALNTEAILHSNNTRDMDSDKQAGIVTFAIIIGPTLSYIVYNMLIFIPYVIFSILATRYTISLALPLLTVPLAFSLERQFRSQNYARIPQTTAKLNLLLGLFYVFAILLAPPGSLPN; via the exons ATGGTTGGTAAAGCGGGGCAGAGGatgaatgggaatggaggagtTAGGCAGATGGACGTGGACACTGAGTCGAGGATGCAAGATCCTGTTGTGGACAGGGAAACGGAGCCGGATCTTGGCAGGAGCCTGAAGCACAAGTGTGCTGCTTATGTGCTGGCGCTGCGACCCTGGAGCTTCAGCGCCTCACTCACCCCCGTGGCCCTGGGCACGACGCTGGCTTATAAAAACCTGGGCGAATTGGACCTGACCATATGCCTGCTGGCCGCCCTGGCTGTGCTAGCCGTACACGCAGCTGGTAACCTGGTCAACACCTACTACGACTTCAGCCGGGGCATCGATCACAAGAAAAGCGACGACCGGACCCTGGTGGACCGGATCCTGGAGCCACAGGACGTGGTGCGGTTTGGAGCCTGTCTCTACACCCTGGGCTGCTTCTGCGCCTCTTCACTCTACTTCTTGTGCAAACTCAAACTCGAGCACCTGGCTCTCATCTTCTTCGGGGGCCTGTCCAGTTCTTTTCTGTACACTGGAG GTATTGGATTTAAATACTTTGCTCTCGGTGATATCATCATTCTGATCACCTTTGGACCGTTAGCTGTGATGTTTGCCTACTCTGTCCAAGTCGGTTATTTGGCCATTTCACCGCTACTTTATGCAATTCCCTTAGCACTCAATACAGAAGCCATCTTGCACAGTAACAATACCAGAGACATGGATTCTGATAAGCAGGCTGGGATAGTTACCTTTGCCATCATTATTGGGCCAACGCTATCTTATATTGTGTACAACATGTTGATATTCATACCCTATGTGATATTTTCTATATTAGCAACACGATATACAATCAGCCTCGCATTACCACTTTTGACTGTGCCTTTAGCCTTTTCACTTGAGCGACAGTTTCGAAGCCAGAATTATGCCAGAATTCCCCAGACGACTGCAAAGCTGAATCTTTTGCTGGGATTGTTCTACGTTTTTGCCATTTTGTtagcaccacctggaagcttaCCAAATTAG